In Labilibaculum sp. DW002, the genomic window GCGTTAAACTGTACTTCTGAAGAAGGTTTAAACGACATGTTCAGGCGAGGTTGCAGATATATTTTTTTAAGCTCTAATGAATAATCTGTTCGTATTCCATAACTAAGATCGATTTGGTTAGTAGGAGAATAACGATTTTGTAAATAAGCCATGACTTGTGCTCCATGCTCATTATTTTGTAATTGACTTTCAGCTAACATATTATCTTTTAGAAGAGTTGTATTTCTAATTAATCCAGCACCATAATCAATTACCTGCCGTGGCGATATCCTCATATTTCCGGAGAGGTGGGCCTTTAGTTCGGTGATATCGTTTTGAGTCTGTTCATTTTTGCTGTGCATACTATGCCCCATCATTGATTGAGAGCTATTTTGGACATCACTAACTTCAGCTTGCAGACCAGAATAAGCTATATTAAATGATGAACTTCCTTTTCCTTCCCAAAGCATGGTATACTTAGCACCAATTCCATAGCGTCGATTCTTTTCATCCAATTTTTGTTCGATAACTGTATTTTGATGTGCTTGTTCTATGGAATAGGAGAAATGATCCTGTCCCCAAAAACTGCTGATGTGATAGGTATTGCCCTTTTTGGTTTGTCCTGAAAATTTCAGGTTGCCATCACGAAAATTATAATCTGGATTTGTCAGAATGCTATTACCATTAAAATGAGTTTGACTAGCATCTTCCCATTTTACATCGTTAGGAGAATAAAGGTTGTAATAGGTTTGTCGATATGCAGCAACAACAGACATTTCTGGCCCGATGGGTGTTGTTGCGAGTACGTTCATCGTCATGTTATTCAGGTTGAAATTCATTCCTGATCTTTGCTTACTTCCATCTATTCCTGTAATGTCTACAATACCGCCAACACGCTCGCCAAGTTGGGCGTCGAATCCTCCTTTGTGTACCCGAATATCTTTGGCCATATAGGGGTTTACCGCACTGATATTATCGTTGTAATTTTTGAGACCAAACAAGGTCATCCCATCAAAATTCACCTGACTCTGCCCGGCATAACTTCCCCATATAATTAAATCGTTTGATTGATCACCTGCGGCCATAATCCCGGGTTGCAGTCGTAGTAAATTAAAAACAGAGTTGTCACCACTCCCAGGAATTAGTAAGGCAACTTTATGGTTTATTCGCATAAGACCAGCCTGAGTCCCCACTTGTTGTGAATAGGAAATTGGATTAGCTGTTACAATAATCTCATTCAGATTGACATTCCCAGCAGAAAGATCAAATCTATAATTGCTTCCATGCGAAACTATTGTGTCGAGTTTCTGGTAACCGAGATATGAAATTTTAAGATGAAACATACTATCAATGGCAGAAGTAAAGTTGAAGTTACCTTGTTCATCAGAAATACCTCCCATCTGATTGATAACAATATGGGTATAAGGCAAACTTTCGCCACTTTCACCATCATGTATCCTACCCGATAATCGATAATTTACCGATGGAGACTCAACTTTATTTCTTGGATAAAAGAGATATACATTACCTGTTTTTTCAAATGAGATGGGCAAGTTTTGTGTTAAAATAAGAAAGGCATCACCCGGTGTATCAAAATGTTGGTGTAAGGTAATTTTGTAGTTAGCGAGATCCTGATCATTAAAAGACAGATTCAAATTGTAGGTATCGCGAATTTCGATTAACAACTTGTTTAAAGCCATGTTGTTTGCCTGAATATCAATTCCTTGCGCATGTGAAACACTTCCCCAAAAAAGGAAAAAAAGGAAGATCAAATATTTCTTCCTTAGAGCTGATATTTTATTAAAGGTCCATTTATTCATATCTAAATCGGCAGTACAAAAATTTACTATCTGTTTAAATTTGATACTTGGTAAAATTATGAATTAATTGAACTTTTACTTTTTATCGATTCGATATTCAGTAGCAGAACTCTTCTGAACGATAAGCTCAAAAG contains:
- a CDS encoding TonB-dependent receptor, encoding MNKWTFNKISALRKKYLIFLFFLFWGSVSHAQGIDIQANNMALNKLLIEIRDTYNLNLSFNDQDLANYKITLHQHFDTPGDAFLILTQNLPISFEKTGNVYLFYPRNKVESPSVNYRLSGRIHDGESGESLPYTHIVINQMGGISDEQGNFNFTSAIDSMFHLKISYLGYQKLDTIVSHGSNYRFDLSAGNVNLNEIIVTANPISYSQQVGTQAGLMRINHKVALLIPGSGDNSVFNLLRLQPGIMAAGDQSNDLIIWGSYAGQSQVNFDGMTLFGLKNYNDNISAVNPYMAKDIRVHKGGFDAQLGERVGGIVDITGIDGSKQRSGMNFNLNNMTMNVLATTPIGPEMSVVAAYRQTYYNLYSPNDVKWEDASQTHFNGNSILTNPDYNFRDGNLKFSGQTKKGNTYHISSFWGQDHFSYSIEQAHQNTVIEQKLDEKNRRYGIGAKYTMLWEGKGSSSFNIAYSGLQAEVSDVQNSSQSMMGHSMHSKNEQTQNDITELKAHLSGNMRISPRQVIDYGAGLIRNTTLLKDNMLAESQLQNNEHGAQVMAYLQNRYSPTNQIDLSYGIRTDYSLELKKIYLQPRLNMSFKPSSEVQFNASWGLYNQFIVYDSEIDQYDNYRYRWMISNGADIPVISSQHIIVGGVYRQNGISFSVEGFYKNTQDISRLVQNGTLNTRYQGKNKTKGIDVFLKKDYKGHAAWISYSLSQSLEWFPYFQDTQYQNALQDQLHEFKISGLFNLSPFYLSANYVYGSGYLQNTNISSTDHPYKRFDVSGIYRFPLKNIKIETGFSILNLFNTKNIKYSNLTQIPDEGDELVSIYSEAVPFTPSVFMNITF